Proteins encoded by one window of Amaranthus tricolor cultivar Red isolate AtriRed21 chromosome 4, ASM2621246v1, whole genome shotgun sequence:
- the LOC130810187 gene encoding uncharacterized protein LOC130810187, translating into MGSLMAGWDSPVQDPKSVRVMRNKSLTKERIEEYWKLKNQTQQQHLQAIISPPHPHQLQEEESVIKDDESGPNELQRSNSLPMIGSRNNNKVVLGKESELDLQHLRNCWWTRSNWAFLNEPPVIAGEVPKYKYAAQYHVATLASSDSDTRIISTT; encoded by the exons ATGGGTTCTCTAATGGCAGGATGGGATTCCCCAGTTCAGGATCCTAAATCAG TAAGAGTGATGAGAAACAAGTCTCTTACAAAAGAGAGGATTGAAGAGTACTGGAAACTTAAGAACCAAACTCAGCAACAACATCTTCAAGCTATAATTTCTCCTCCTCATCCCCATCAGCTACAG gagGAAGAAAGTGTTATTAAAGATGATGAATCAGGTCCAAATGAGCTGCAAAGATCAAATTCATTGCCAATGATAGGCAGCAGAAACAATAATAAAGTGGTGTTAGGCAAGGAGTCTGAACTGGATCTTCAACATCTTAGAAATTGCTg GTGGACAAGAAGTAATTGGGCATTTCTAAATGAACCGCCGGTAATAGCAGGAGAAGTTCCGAAATATAAGTATGCGGCACAGTATCATGTTGCTACCTTAGCCTCCTCCGATTCCGATACAAGAATAATAAGCACCACTTAA